Proteins encoded in a region of the Anopheles ziemanni chromosome 2, idAnoZiCoDA_A2_x.2, whole genome shotgun sequence genome:
- the LOC131294691 gene encoding mucin-2-like — protein MVCLGTHGNSMWKLLIMVTCLAGSGLARPDVSHLLKKTSGDKQKRQNFISASASLDGNGVLLTEIKSGDAANVESLIPQITLLPLEENQPSPFRRLEDRSGYDYQKPDFPLDVHPDSNLVSPVSTQAPEYLPPEGGEESSNVDKVVPPGVSSTTTTTTPTTRTPTTTTTTTTTTTTTTTPAPSTYGVSTTQQEFDDSDGYGYKKPEVMLPLNINEVIGEASDINQLATTTEPTTTTTPKASLEYLPPKPRPELVVPKQPSTTTGQPQTEPSTYPSSVSSTTQYQLPTEPQAYPKQPEVSIYPDASGSVSTVVTQQTSTELPSTSAPEYLPPDDNGFQIIVRIDSEGNETSTTTVSSASSTTTFVQSTEQATTLLPALPEADSLVQQEFEQQPSSTQQDEQTTTTTNAFVSSTTLLTGESTGTPIDETSSMISLINQLQEMNQIAPQADFVPEVRLADDDVTTVTSSAAPSTTTTFSSTFTTAAVTSPATEEPTERSATEAPTTEAPLSLESRLGSEETTDFSLLDLLSPTTTSTVAPELVVVQNDTITTYHPTSTGQTVDQTTATTAAAVESSADESEIQSRIADPNDGYNYEAPENGLAVPSAVAPSHTLEADGYHYKVPSVPFP, from the exons ATGGTGTGCTTAGGCACGCATGGGAACAGT ATGTGGAAGCTTCTCATAATGGTAACGTGTCTGGCGGGCAGTGGCCTTGCCCGTCCGGACGTCTCGCACCTGCTGAAGAAGACGAGCGGTGACAAGCAGAAACGGCAGAACTTCATCAGCGCCTCCGCTAGCCTCGATGGGAACGGAGTGCTGTTGACCGAAATTAAGTCCGGTGACGCGGCAAACGTGGAGTCCTTGATACCGCAGATTACACTGCTGCCGCTGGAAGAGAACCAACCGTCACCGTTCCGGCGACTGGAGGATCGGTCGGGGTATGACTATCAGAAGCCCGACTTTCCGCTCGATGTCCATCCGGACTCGAACCTAGTCAGCCCCGTGTCCACGCAGGCACCGGAGTATCTTCCTCCGGAAGGAGGCGAGGAGTCATCGAATGTTGATAAAGTGGTACCACCGGGTGTTTCTTCGACAACGACAACCACAACACCCACTACTAGGACTCCAacgactacgacgacgacgacaacgacgacaacgacgacgaccactCCGGCTCCATCGACGTACGGCGTTTCCACCACTCAGCAAGAGTTCGACGACAGCGACGGGTACGGCTATAAGAAGCCGGAGGTAATGCTTCCGCTTAACATCAACGAAGTGATCGGTGAAGCAAGCGACATTAATCAACTTGCGACGACCACGGAACCAACGACGACCACAACGCCAAAGGCGTCCCTTGAGTATCTACCGCCAAAGCCACGACCGGAGTTGGTGGTTCCCAAGCAACCGAGTACCACCACGGGTCAACCACAGACTGAACCATCCACTTACCCGTCGAGCGTTAGCTCCACGACCCAGTACCAGCTGCCAACGGAACCACAAGCCTACCCGAAGCAACCAGAAGTATCGATCTATCCGGACGCCTCGGGATCGGTGTCGACCGTTGTGACGCAACAGACTTCCACCGAGTTGCCTTCCACGTCCGCACCGGAGTATCTACCTCCGGACGACAATGGGTTCCAGATTATCGTTAGAATTGACTCGGAGGGCAATGAGACGAGCACAACGACCGTAAGCAGTGCCAGTAGTACTACTACTTTCGTTCAATCCACGGAGCAAGCCACGACGCTGCTGCCAGCACTACCTGAAGCGGACAGTTTGGTGCAACAGGAGTTCGAGCAACAGCCATCCAGCACCCAGCAGGACGAACAGACAACAACCACGACGAACGCTTTCGTGAGCAGCACCACGCTTCTGACTGGAGAGTCGACGGGGACTCCCATCGATGAAACTTCCTCCATGATATCGCTGATCAACCAGCTTCAGGAGATGAACCAGATAGCGCCGCAGGCTGATTTCGTTCCGGAAGTACGACTTGCCGACGACGATGTTACAACGGTTACCTCTAGTGCGGCCCCATCCACTACCACAACGTTCTCGTCCACGTTTACTACCGCCGCCGTGACTTCACCGGCGACCGAGGAACCAACGGAGCGCAGTGCAACAGAAGCACCCACCACGGAAGCCCCACTGTCACTGGAGTCTAGACTCGGTTCCGAAGAGACGACAGATTTTTCCCTTCTAGATCTACTTTCCCCAACGACTACGTCCACGGTTGCTCCTGAACTCGTTGTCGTCCAGAATGACACGATCACGACGTACCATCCAACGTCCACGGGACAGACGGTGGACCAGACGACAGCCACAACCGCTGCCGCCGTCGAGTCGAGTGCGGACGAGTCGGAGATTCAGTCGAGGATAGCAGATCCCAACGATGGCTACAACTACGAGGCCCCGGAGAACGGTCTCGCGGTGCCATCTGCCGTCGCACCTTCCCATACGCTCGAGGCGGACGGGTATCACTACAAAGTTCCCTCGGTGCCGTTCCCTTAG